A genomic stretch from Hymenobacter psoromatis includes:
- a CDS encoding malonyl CoA-acyl carrier protein transacylase, producing the protein MTALVFPGQGSQFPGMARELFEQNEAARALLTQANDILGFDLTKLLFEGSEEDLRRTDVTQPAVFVHSVAQFVARPDWQPAMVAGHSLGEFSALVAAGVLTFADALPLVARRAQAMQAACQEQPGTMAAILGLPDEAVEQGCQQVSASGDVVVAANYNCPGQLVISGSTAGIAKACEVLKAAGAKRALPLPVGGAFHSPLMQSAQAALAEAIERTTFHEARCPVYQNVDAAPHRDPAEIKANLLAQLTAPVRWTQSVQAMFRDGATHFVECGPGKVLQGLVKKIEPTATIG; encoded by the coding sequence GTGACGGCCCTTGTATTTCCTGGCCAGGGCTCGCAGTTTCCGGGCATGGCCCGCGAGCTTTTTGAGCAAAACGAGGCCGCCCGCGCCCTGCTCACTCAGGCCAATGATATCCTGGGTTTTGACCTGACCAAGCTCCTATTTGAGGGCAGCGAGGAAGACCTGCGCCGCACCGACGTGACGCAGCCGGCCGTGTTCGTGCACTCGGTGGCGCAGTTCGTGGCCCGGCCCGACTGGCAGCCCGCAATGGTGGCCGGCCACTCGCTGGGCGAGTTTTCGGCGCTGGTAGCGGCTGGCGTGCTCACCTTCGCCGATGCGCTGCCGCTGGTGGCGCGCCGCGCCCAGGCCATGCAGGCCGCCTGCCAGGAGCAGCCCGGCACGATGGCCGCCATTCTGGGCCTGCCCGACGAGGCCGTGGAGCAAGGCTGCCAGCAGGTGAGCGCCAGCGGCGACGTGGTGGTGGCCGCCAACTACAATTGTCCCGGCCAGCTCGTTATCTCCGGCTCCACGGCCGGCATCGCCAAAGCCTGCGAGGTGCTGAAAGCCGCCGGGGCCAAGCGCGCCCTACCCCTGCCAGTGGGCGGAGCCTTCCACTCGCCCCTGATGCAGTCGGCGCAGGCCGCCCTGGCCGAAGCCATCGAGCGCACGACTTTTCACGAGGCCCGCTGCCCGGTGTACCAGAATGTGGATGCCGCCCCGCACCGCGACCCAGCCGAAATCAAAGCCAACCTACTCGCTCAGCTTACCGCCCCCGTGCGCTGGACCCAGAGCGTGCAGGCCATGTTCCGCGACGGCGCGACGCACTTCGTGGAGTGCGGCCCCGGCAAAGTGCTGCAAGGCCTAGTGAAAAAAATCGAGCCCACCGCCACGATTGGGTGA
- a CDS encoding 2-amino-4-hydroxy-6-hydroxymethyldihydropteridine pyrophosphokinase, translating into MKKLAYLLLGSNLGDRAARLEQARADLAATAGSIMAASSLYETAAWGVEDQPAFLNQVLAVETELDGPILLAACLAAEQQQGRERQVHWGARTLDVDILLFGQEIIATPSLTVPHPALPARRFALVPLAELAPQLLHPQLHRTITELLAECPDELAVAKC; encoded by the coding sequence TTGAAAAAGCTGGCTTACCTGCTGCTGGGCAGCAACCTCGGTGACCGGGCCGCGCGCCTGGAGCAGGCCCGCGCCGACCTGGCGGCCACGGCCGGCAGCATTATGGCCGCGTCATCGCTCTACGAAACGGCAGCCTGGGGCGTGGAAGACCAGCCGGCTTTTCTCAACCAGGTGCTGGCCGTCGAAACCGAACTGGACGGCCCTATCCTACTGGCCGCCTGCCTGGCCGCCGAGCAGCAGCAGGGCCGCGAGCGCCAGGTGCATTGGGGTGCTCGCACGCTGGATGTGGACATCCTGCTTTTTGGCCAGGAAATAATTGCTACCCCCAGCCTCACGGTGCCGCACCCGGCGCTGCCTGCCCGCCGCTTTGCCCTCGTGCCGCTGGCCGAGCTTGCGCCGCAACTGTTGCATCCGCAGCTGCACCGCACGATTACTGAGCTGCTAGCTGAGTGCCCGGACGAGTTGGCGGTGGCGAAGTGCTGA
- a CDS encoding dienelactone hydrolase: protein MLRTVEFTLVGRAHGRPFAADATYQPTGQPQPIVVFVHGFKGFKDWGHFGLLAEFFANKGFVFVKLNLSHNGVVVGGTGDLEDLEAFGKNNFSLELDDLGQLLDALHTPGTTPLPAAQLDLRRLGLVGHSRGGALVLLKAAEDSRVAAVATWAAVADLHPRWPAEVVEKWQRDGVLYVPNMRTGQQLPMYYQIAENFFQNRARLDLPALMPGLRQPVLLIHGDQDETVPLAALHQLHAGQPAAEVLVVPGAGHMFGGAHPWAGPALPPPAQLIAERTAEFFSIMN, encoded by the coding sequence ATGCTCCGTACTGTCGAGTTCACGCTGGTTGGCCGCGCGCACGGCCGCCCTTTTGCCGCCGATGCCACCTACCAGCCCACCGGCCAGCCCCAGCCCATCGTGGTGTTCGTGCACGGGTTCAAGGGGTTCAAGGATTGGGGCCACTTCGGGCTGCTGGCCGAGTTTTTTGCCAATAAAGGCTTCGTTTTCGTCAAGCTCAACCTCTCGCACAACGGCGTGGTGGTGGGCGGCACCGGCGATTTGGAGGACCTGGAAGCTTTCGGGAAAAATAATTTCAGCCTGGAGCTCGACGACCTCGGCCAGCTGCTCGACGCCCTGCACACGCCGGGCACTACCCCCCTGCCCGCCGCCCAGCTCGACCTGCGCCGCCTTGGCCTGGTGGGCCACAGCCGGGGCGGCGCGCTGGTGCTCCTCAAAGCCGCCGAAGACTCGCGCGTGGCGGCCGTGGCCACCTGGGCCGCCGTGGCCGACCTGCACCCACGCTGGCCCGCCGAAGTAGTCGAAAAGTGGCAGCGCGACGGCGTGCTCTACGTGCCCAATATGCGCACCGGCCAGCAACTGCCGATGTACTACCAGATTGCCGAAAATTTCTTCCAAAACCGCGCCCGCCTCGACCTGCCGGCCCTGATGCCCGGCCTGCGCCAGCCGGTGCTGCTCATCCACGGCGACCAGGACGAGACGGTGCCGCTGGCGGCTCTGCACCAGCTGCACGCCGGTCAGCCTGCCGCTGAGGTGCTGGTAGTGCCCGGCGCGGGGCACATGTTTGGCGGTGCTCACCCGTGGGCCGGCCCGGCCCTACCCCCTCCGGCGCAGCTCATCGCCGAGCGCACGGCGGAGTTTTTTTCAATTATGAATTAG
- a CDS encoding polyprenyl synthetase, protein MANPLDQIQAPITAEMAEFEVKFRQSMQTKVLLLDKIMGYIVRRKGKQVRPMFVFLTARASAADPASPLPEAVFRGAALIELLHTATLVHDDVVDESNYRRGFFSINALWKNKIAVLVGDYLLSRGLLLSLENDDFDLLKIVSNAVKELSEGELLQIEKARSLDITEDVYFDIIRQKTASLIASCTAVGAAAAGADKATIEKARLFGEKVGMAFQIKDDLFDYGTAEIGKPVGIDIKEKKMTLPLIYALQQASWLDKRRVIYNVKNNAGHRDRVQQVIDFVKQSGGLDYAIKTMERYRDEALEILHEFPESAARNSLEMLINYTIEREK, encoded by the coding sequence ATGGCAAACCCGCTCGACCAGATTCAGGCTCCTATCACCGCGGAAATGGCGGAGTTCGAAGTCAAGTTTCGGCAGTCGATGCAGACCAAGGTGCTGCTGCTGGACAAGATAATGGGCTACATCGTGCGCCGCAAAGGCAAGCAGGTGCGCCCCATGTTCGTGTTCCTCACGGCCCGCGCCAGCGCCGCCGACCCGGCCAGCCCCTTGCCCGAAGCCGTGTTTCGGGGCGCGGCGCTCATCGAGCTGCTGCACACCGCCACGCTGGTGCACGACGATGTGGTGGACGAGAGCAATTACCGCCGGGGTTTCTTCTCTATCAACGCGCTGTGGAAGAATAAGATAGCTGTGTTAGTAGGAGATTATCTGCTCAGTCGTGGCCTGCTGCTTTCGCTTGAAAACGACGACTTCGACCTGCTCAAAATTGTGAGCAACGCCGTGAAGGAATTGAGCGAAGGTGAGCTGCTGCAAATCGAAAAGGCCCGCAGCCTCGACATCACGGAGGACGTGTATTTCGATATTATTCGCCAAAAAACGGCTTCGCTCATCGCCTCCTGCACGGCCGTGGGCGCGGCGGCGGCCGGGGCCGACAAGGCCACTATCGAAAAAGCCCGGCTTTTTGGCGAGAAAGTCGGCATGGCGTTTCAAATAAAAGACGACCTGTTTGACTACGGTACGGCCGAAATCGGCAAGCCGGTGGGCATCGATATCAAGGAAAAAAAGATGACCCTACCCCTCATCTACGCCTTGCAGCAGGCCAGCTGGCTCGACAAGCGCCGCGTTATCTACAACGTGAAAAACAACGCCGGCCACCGCGACCGCGTGCAGCAGGTTATCGACTTCGTGAAGCAGTCGGGTGGCCTCGACTACGCGATTAAAACGATGGAGCGCTACCGCGACGAGGCGCTGGAGATTCTGCACGAGTTCCCCGAGTCAGCGGCCAGAAATTCGCTGGAAATGCTGATTAACTACACGATAGAGCGCGAGAAGTAG
- a CDS encoding peptidase M23, with protein sequence MTPLSDLLTRHRASFRPVLPAYPLSSAGIAPLDFTAANPRLTHPERLRDTAVFDALVRDMLAEQHATAGIGGYLENRVIYRRSPHFDDATEPRSLHLGVDVWVPAGTPVAAPLPATVHSLADNNHFGDYGSTIILQHELEDVTFYSLYGHLTRTDLPPLAVGQALAAGQVFAHVGPYPENGDWPPHLHCQLMADMQGRQGDFPGVAAVSEQNYWAELCPDPMLVLK encoded by the coding sequence ATGACTCCACTTTCTGACTTGCTCACCCGCCACCGGGCCAGTTTCCGGCCGGTGCTGCCCGCCTACCCCCTATCCAGCGCTGGTATAGCCCCGCTCGATTTCACGGCCGCCAACCCGCGCCTGACCCACCCCGAGCGCCTGCGCGACACGGCGGTTTTTGATGCGCTGGTACGCGATATGCTGGCCGAGCAGCACGCCACCGCCGGCATCGGCGGCTACCTCGAAAACCGGGTCATCTACCGCCGCAGTCCACATTTTGACGACGCCACCGAGCCGCGCTCCCTGCACCTGGGCGTGGATGTGTGGGTGCCGGCCGGCACGCCGGTGGCGGCGCCGCTGCCTGCCACCGTGCACAGTCTGGCCGATAATAACCACTTCGGCGACTACGGTTCGACCATCATCTTACAGCATGAGCTAGAAGACGTTACCTTCTACAGCCTCTACGGCCACCTCACGCGCACCGACCTGCCGCCGCTGGCCGTGGGCCAAGCATTGGCCGCCGGCCAGGTCTTCGCCCACGTCGGCCCCTACCCCGAAAACGGCGACTGGCCGCCGCACCTGCACTGCCAGCTCATGGCCGACATGCAGGGCCGCCAGGGCGATTTTCCGGGGGTAGCCGCAGTTAGCGAACAGAATTATTGGGCGGAATTATGCCCCGACCCGATGCTGGTGCTCAAGTAG
- a CDS encoding oxidoreductase: protein MSSYLTLTVVALTQETPDTVTIHLQRPDGQTVPSKPGQFLTLLVPCGPGGGRPERRAYSLSSTPAEAPRLSVTVKRVTGGLVSNHLLDNVKVGQQYEVLPPLGNFVVQPSPKAARSLVLIGAGSGITPLMSMLKAVLAQEPQSHVLLIYGNRNENTVIFKQQLDALEAGSRGRLQVEHVYSQPLHATGPHQHTGRLNRTTILRIMEQRHQFPAPQAEYYICGPEGLMTEAQAALELLNVPSSRVRRESFVAAADAAEAGDAHGDSLAGANDGPVTERTVTIQYEGSEYKLVVPAKTTILDAALDQDIDLPYSCQAGVCTACRGKCLSGKVHLDEREGLSDAELAKGYILTCVAHPLTADVVIEIC, encoded by the coding sequence ATGTCGTCTTATTTGACGCTCACCGTCGTCGCCCTCACCCAGGAAACCCCGGATACCGTTACCATTCACCTCCAGCGGCCCGATGGCCAGACCGTGCCCAGCAAGCCGGGCCAGTTTTTGACGCTGCTCGTGCCCTGCGGCCCTGGCGGCGGCCGGCCCGAGCGCCGGGCCTACTCGCTCAGCAGCACGCCCGCCGAAGCCCCGCGCCTGTCCGTCACCGTGAAGCGCGTGACGGGCGGCTTGGTGAGCAATCATTTGCTTGATAACGTGAAAGTTGGCCAGCAATACGAAGTGCTACCCCCCCTCGGCAACTTCGTGGTGCAGCCCAGCCCCAAGGCGGCCCGCTCGCTGGTGCTCATCGGGGCCGGCTCGGGCATTACGCCGCTCATGAGTATGCTCAAGGCCGTGCTGGCCCAGGAGCCGCAGAGCCATGTTCTGCTTATTTATGGCAACCGCAACGAGAATACGGTTATTTTCAAGCAGCAGCTCGATGCCCTCGAAGCCGGCAGCCGCGGCCGCCTGCAAGTGGAGCATGTGTACAGCCAGCCGCTGCATGCCACCGGCCCGCATCAACATACCGGCCGCCTCAACCGCACCACTATTTTGCGCATTATGGAGCAGCGGCACCAGTTTCCGGCACCGCAGGCCGAGTATTATATCTGCGGCCCCGAGGGCCTGATGACCGAAGCCCAGGCCGCCCTGGAGCTGCTGAACGTGCCCAGCAGCCGCGTGCGCCGCGAGAGCTTCGTGGCCGCTGCCGACGCGGCCGAAGCCGGCGACGCGCACGGCGACTCGCTGGCCGGCGCCAATGACGGCCCCGTGACCGAGCGCACCGTCACCATTCAGTACGAGGGTAGCGAATACAAGCTGGTGGTGCCCGCCAAAACGACCATTCTCGACGCCGCGCTCGACCAGGATATCGACCTGCCTTATTCGTGCCAGGCGGGCGTGTGCACGGCGTGCCGCGGCAAGTGCCTCAGCGGCAAGGTGCACCTCGATGAGCGCGAAGGTCTGTCGGATGCCGAGCTGGCCAAAGGATATATTCTAACGTGCGTTGCCCACCCGCTGACGGCCGACGTGGTAATTGAAATTTGTTGA
- a CDS encoding oligoendopeptidase F → MVIPELDTLAASPATDTARPPRHYLPEDFQVTDWAMLEPFFQELQHRPVRDAATLERWLLDRSELESVLSEDLAWRYIRMTCDTQDEGRAEAFQFFVQEVEPQVAPYDHALNEKLLASPYLSELSPERYGVFLRSVRRASEIYREENIALKTDISTKQQQYAATVGAMTVLLDGEELTLPRAADRLKSLSRPVREQAWRAIQERRLRDSKPLDQLFTELVGLRHQVALNAGFANFRDYMFAALGRFDYTAEDCFDFHSAIGATVVPLINEFDEARRHDLKLPALRPWDLDVDPSGQPPLRPFQIGAELLEKTIAVFHQLDPFLGDCLRTMRQMGHLDLESRKGKAPGGYNYPLDETGVPFIFMNATSSLRDVVTMLHEGGHAVHSFLTRRLPLSADKHPPSEVAELASMSMELMSMDHWDVFFQDPAELRRAKKTHLEGVLETFPWVATIDKFQHWIYENPDHTEAERHKRWTEIFQNFNQRTVSWSGLEQFRPTLWQKQLHLYEVPFYYIEYAMAQLGAIAVWRNYRQDPAAALAGYQRALSLGYTVPIGEVYAAAGIRFDFSTEYLRQLADFVREEMAAL, encoded by the coding sequence ATGGTGATTCCTGAGCTTGATACCTTGGCGGCCTCGCCGGCCACCGACACTGCCCGCCCACCCCGCCACTACTTGCCCGAAGATTTTCAGGTGACCGACTGGGCCATGCTGGAGCCATTCTTTCAAGAATTGCAGCACCGCCCCGTGCGCGACGCCGCCACCTTGGAGCGCTGGCTGCTCGACCGCTCGGAACTGGAATCGGTGCTGAGCGAAGACCTGGCCTGGCGCTACATCCGCATGACCTGCGACACCCAGGACGAAGGCCGCGCCGAGGCGTTTCAGTTTTTTGTGCAGGAAGTGGAGCCGCAAGTAGCCCCCTACGACCATGCCCTCAACGAAAAGCTGCTGGCCAGCCCCTACCTCAGCGAGCTGAGCCCGGAGCGCTACGGCGTGTTTCTGCGCTCGGTGCGCCGGGCTTCGGAGATTTACCGCGAGGAAAATATTGCCCTCAAAACCGATATTTCGACCAAGCAGCAGCAGTATGCGGCCACCGTGGGTGCCATGACCGTGCTGCTCGACGGCGAGGAGCTGACGCTGCCCCGCGCCGCCGACCGCCTCAAAAGCCTGAGCCGCCCGGTGCGCGAGCAGGCCTGGCGCGCCATTCAGGAGCGGCGCTTGCGCGATAGCAAGCCGCTCGACCAGCTCTTTACCGAGCTCGTGGGCCTGCGCCATCAGGTGGCGCTGAACGCGGGTTTTGCCAACTTTCGCGATTACATGTTTGCCGCGCTGGGGCGCTTCGACTACACGGCTGAGGATTGTTTCGACTTCCACTCGGCCATCGGGGCCACGGTGGTGCCGCTCATCAACGAGTTTGATGAAGCCCGCCGCCACGACCTCAAACTGCCCGCCCTGCGGCCCTGGGACCTCGACGTGGACCCCAGCGGCCAGCCGCCGCTACGCCCGTTTCAGATCGGGGCCGAGCTGCTTGAAAAGACCATTGCCGTCTTCCATCAGCTCGACCCTTTTCTGGGCGATTGCCTGCGCACCATGCGCCAGATGGGCCACCTCGACCTCGAAAGCCGCAAGGGCAAAGCGCCCGGCGGCTACAACTACCCGCTGGACGAAACCGGCGTGCCGTTTATTTTTATGAATGCCACTTCGTCGCTGCGCGATGTGGTGACGATGCTGCACGAAGGCGGCCACGCTGTGCATTCGTTTCTGACCCGCCGCCTACCCCTCTCGGCCGACAAGCACCCGCCGAGCGAAGTGGCCGAGCTGGCTTCGATGAGCATGGAATTAATGAGCATGGACCATTGGGACGTGTTTTTTCAGGACCCCGCCGAGCTGCGCCGCGCCAAGAAAACCCACCTCGAAGGCGTGCTCGAAACCTTCCCCTGGGTCGCCACCATCGACAAGTTTCAGCACTGGATTTACGAAAACCCGGACCACACCGAAGCCGAGCGGCACAAGCGCTGGACCGAGATTTTCCAGAATTTCAACCAGCGCACCGTGAGCTGGAGTGGCCTGGAGCAGTTCCGGCCCACGCTCTGGCAAAAGCAGCTGCACCTCTACGAAGTGCCGTTTTACTACATCGAGTACGCGATGGCGCAGCTCGGGGCCATTGCCGTGTGGCGCAATTATCGGCAGGACCCCGCCGCCGCGCTGGCCGGCTACCAGCGGGCGCTGTCGCTGGGCTACACCGTGCCCATTGGCGAGGTGTATGCAGCAGCCGGCATCCGCTTCGACTTCAGCACCGAGTATTTGCGCCAGCTAGCCGACTTCGTGCGCGAAGAGATGGCGGCGCTGTAG
- a CDS encoding deoxyuridine 5'-triphosphate nucleotidohydrolase — translation MLTIPVLNSSRHPLPEYQTAHAAGLDLRADLPDGPLTLGPLERGLVPTGLSLALPPGYEAQVRPRSGLAYKHGIGIVNSPGTIDADYRGEIKVLLVNLSNEVFTVRDGERIAQLVVARHETIEWQPVETLSETARGAGGYGSTGK, via the coding sequence ATGCTCACCATTCCCGTACTAAATTCCTCGCGGCACCCGCTGCCCGAATACCAGACGGCGCACGCCGCCGGCCTTGACCTGCGGGCCGACCTGCCCGATGGCCCGCTCACGCTGGGCCCTTTGGAAAGAGGGCTGGTGCCAACGGGCCTCAGCCTAGCACTACCCCCCGGCTACGAGGCGCAGGTGCGCCCCCGCAGCGGCCTGGCCTACAAGCACGGTATCGGCATCGTCAACAGTCCCGGCACTATCGATGCCGACTATCGGGGCGAGATTAAGGTGCTGCTGGTCAACCTCTCCAACGAAGTATTCACCGTGCGCGACGGCGAGCGCATTGCCCAGTTGGTAGTGGCCCGCCACGAAACCATCGAATGGCAGCCCGTCGAAACGCTGAGCGAAACTGCCCGTGGCGCGGGCGGCTACGGCAGCACCGGAAAGTGA
- a CDS encoding threonine dehydratase: protein MNLITLADLEQAQQRLRGLARRTPLLPFDLPELGGEHVYLKPESLQPIGSFKIRGAGNRLMALTEAERARGVLAYSSGNHAQGVAYAARQLGLRATIIMPTNAPRVKIDATRALGAEVILYDPAHEKREAVAARLLAGAAAPPVLVPPFDDAYVIAGQGTVGLEIFEDLPTVDLVLAPVGGGGLLGGVGAALKLLKPGVKIIGVEPEFAADAQASLRAGRVVEWPAADTNRTLADGVRTLSVSELTFAHLRQYADDIVTVSEAELRAAARRLLLEARLVVEPTAALPLAALLRHRAALPPSRHTVLILTGGNADPATLAELLGSQ from the coding sequence ATGAACCTCATCACCCTCGCCGACCTAGAGCAGGCGCAGCAGCGGCTGCGCGGCCTGGCCCGGCGCACGCCGCTCTTGCCCTTCGACCTGCCCGAGCTGGGCGGCGAGCACGTCTATCTCAAGCCTGAAAGCTTGCAACCCATTGGCTCGTTCAAGATTCGCGGGGCTGGCAACCGCCTCATGGCCCTCACGGAGGCCGAGCGGGCGCGCGGCGTGCTGGCCTACAGCAGCGGCAACCACGCCCAGGGCGTGGCCTACGCGGCGCGGCAGCTGGGCCTGCGCGCCACCATCATTATGCCCACCAACGCGCCGCGGGTAAAAATCGACGCTACCCGTGCCCTGGGGGCCGAAGTCATCCTCTACGACCCGGCCCACGAAAAGCGCGAGGCCGTGGCCGCCCGCCTGCTGGCCGGGGCCGCCGCGCCGCCGGTGCTGGTGCCGCCCTTCGATGATGCTTACGTGATAGCCGGCCAGGGCACCGTGGGCCTGGAAATATTCGAAGACCTGCCGACCGTGGACCTCGTGTTGGCACCCGTGGGCGGGGGCGGCCTGCTGGGGGGGGTAGGGGCCGCGCTAAAACTGCTGAAGCCCGGCGTGAAAATAATCGGCGTAGAGCCTGAGTTCGCCGCCGATGCCCAGGCTTCCCTGCGGGCGGGCCGGGTGGTGGAGTGGCCCGCCGCCGATACTAACCGCACGCTGGCCGATGGCGTGCGCACCTTGTCCGTGAGTGAATTAACGTTTGCCCACTTGCGCCAATACGCCGACGATATTGTGACCGTGAGCGAGGCCGAGCTGCGCGCCGCCGCCCGCCGCCTGCTGCTCGAAGCCCGCCTGGTGGTGGAGCCCACCGCCGCCCTGCCGCTGGCCGCGCTGCTGCGCCACCGCGCCGCCCTACCCCCCAGCCGGCACACGGTGCTCATCCTCACCGGCGGCAACGCCGACCCAGCCACGCTGGCGGAGCTACTGGGAAGCCAGTAG